A single genomic interval of Prunus dulcis chromosome 5, ALMONDv2, whole genome shotgun sequence harbors:
- the LOC117627877 gene encoding scarecrow-like protein 22 isoform X2 produces the protein MRRSPSPPTSASTLSSSFNGGGGGGGDKTTPLAAETSPPVGPASTKDEWACELQSIPSGGLEAVTGSGGVERCGLGLGGLEDWETMLSGTAASPGQDQSLLRWIAGDVDDTSFGLKQLLQSGNQNGSNNNSNPLDFDGNAGLGIVDQGPGFDLIGSSVSGTSVSGPNFGFSSSGFVSNGNNSSNGKVGFVPGSSGLLNYKVSNVGFMHNNNNGGGNSVNCNIQNPIFFNSSNTMALPVSLPLGHVVYQQQQFESSPDEKPQILNPQLFVNNQNQQSQLSQNPNFFMPLAYAQQEQHHLLQSQAKRHNSGGIVDPGSHQIQKVQFSDPGHEFLLRKHQQQQQQQFGYPQGLQFLPQQHHVPQKPLMVPKPKVAVGHGEEMAHQQQLQHTLLDQLYKAAELVGTGNFSHAQGILARLNHQLSPVGKPLQRAAFYFKEALQLLLLMNNPATSPPPRTPTPFDVIFKMGAYKVFSEVSPLIQFVNFTCNQALLEAVSDTDQIHIVDFDIGFGAHWASFMQELPVRNRGATAPSLRITAFASPSTHHPVELGLMRDNLTQFANEIGISFELEVVNFDSLDTSSYSLPIFRANDNETVAVNFPIWSTSNQPAALPNLLRFVKQLSPKIMVSLDRGCDRSDLPFPQHILQALQSYINLLESLDAVNVTSDAVNKIERFLLQPKIESTVLGRLRAPDKMPLWKTLFASAGFTPVPFSNFTETQAECVVKRTPARGFHVEKRQESLVLCWQRRELISASAWRC, from the coding sequence ATGAGAAGAAGCCCGAGCCCACCCACTTCTGCATCGACTCTCTCTTCGTCTTTCAACGGCGGCGGCGGTGGTGGGGGTGACAAAACGACGCCGCTGGCGGCGGAGACATCGCCTCCGGTAGGACCCGCGTCGACCAAAGACGAGTGGGCCTGCGAGCTTCAATCGATTCCGAGCGGCGGGTTGGAGGCCGTGACTGGATCAGGAGGCGTCGAGAGATGCGGGCTTGGGCTTGGTGGGTTGGAGGACTGGGAGACCATGCTCTCCGGAACGGCGGCGTCTCCGGGTCAAGACCAGTCACTTCTCCGGTGGATCGCTGGGGATGTGGACGACACGTCGTTTGGGCTCAAGCAGCTCCTGCAGAGCGGGAACCAGAAcggcagcaacaacaacagcaaccCTCTTGATTTTGACGGCAATGCCGGTTTGGGAATCGTCGATCAGGGCCCGGGTTTCGACCTAATCGGAAGCAGCGTTTCGGGCACGAGCGTTTCGGGGCCGAATTTCGGGTTTTCCAGTTCTGGGTTTGTGAGCAACGGCAATAATAGCAGTAATGGGAAGGTGGGTTTTGTGCCTGGCTCTTCGGGGTTGCTAAATTACAAGGTTTCAAATGTTGGGTTCAtgcacaacaacaacaatggtGGGGGCAACAGTGTCAATTGCAACATTCAAAAccccattttctttaattcATCAAACACTATGGCTCTTCCTGTTTCTTTGCCTCTTGGTCATGTGGTTTACCAGCAGCAACAGTTTGAGAGCAGCCCAGATGAGAAGCCTCAGATTCTGAACCCACAGCTGTTCGTGAACAACCAGAATCAGCAGTCTCAGCTTTCTCAAAATCCAAACTTTTTTATGCCACTGGCTTATGCCCAGCAAGAACAACACCACCTGCTTCAGTCCCAGGCCAAGCGCCACAACTCGGGTGGAATTGTAGACCCTGGCTCGCATCAGATCCAAAAAGTTCAGTTTTCTGATCCGGGTCATGAGTTTTTGCTGAGAAAacatcagcagcagcagcagcagcaattTGGGTATCCTCAAGGCCTGCAATTTCTGCCTCAGCAGCATCATGTTCCGCAGAAGCCATTGATGGTGCCGAAGCCGAAGGTTGCGGTGGGCCATGGTGAAGAAATGGCTCACCAGCAACAGCTCCAGCATACTTTGCTCGACCAGCTCTATAAGGCCGCAGAGCTGGTAGGGACTGGGAACTTTTCACACGCGCAAGGGATATTGGCGCGGCTCAATCACCAGCTTTCCCCTGTTGGAAAGCCCCTTCAGAGGGCTGCTTTCTATTTCAAGGAGGCTTTGcaactcctcctcctcatgAACAATCCAGCTACCTCTCCTCCACCAAGAACCCCAACCCCATTTGATGTCATCTTCAAAATGGGTGCTTACAAAGTGTTCTCTGAAGTTTCTCCACTCATTCAGTTTGTCAATTTCACCTGCAACCAGGCTCTTCTTGAGGCCGTCTCAGACACAGATCAGATTCACATTGTTGATTTTGATATTGGGTTTGGTGCTCATTGGGCTTCCTTTATGCAGGAGCTTCCTGTCAGGAATAGGGGAGCTACTGCCCCTTCACTCAGAATCACTGCATTTGCCTCTCCTTCGACTCACCACCCGGTTGAGCTCGGGCTTATGCGTGATAATCTAACCCAATTTGCCAATGAGATTGGGATAAGTTTTGAGCTTGAAGTGGTTAACTTTGATTCTCTGGACACGAGCTCTTACTCCCTGCCCATTTTTCGAGCCAACGATAATGAGACAGTTGCTGTGAATTTCCCCATTTGGTCTACTTCAAATCAACCGGCTGCGTTGCCCAATCTCCTTCGCTTTGTGAAGCAGCTGTCTCCCAAAATTATGGTGTCCTTGGATAGAGGGTGTGATAGAAGTGACCTTCCATTCCCGCAGCACATTCTGCAGGCCCTCCAGTCCTACATAAACCTTTTGGAATCTCTTGATGCGGTTAATGTGACCTCAGATGCTGTGAACAAGATTGAGAGGTTCCTCCTTCAGCCGAAGATTGAGAGCACTGTTCTAGGGCGTCTTCGAGCCCCGGACAAAATGCCCCTTTGGAAAACGCTTTTTGCCTCTGCCGGTTTCACCCCTGTACCCTTCAGTAACTTTACTGAAACGCAGGCAGAATGTGTGGTGAAGAGGACTCCAGCAAGGGGATTTCATGTGGAGAAGCGTCAAGAGTCACTTGTTCTATGCTGGCAGCGTCGAGAGCTCATCTCCGCTTCAGCCTGGAGGTGCTGA
- the LOC117627877 gene encoding scarecrow-like protein 22 isoform X1 produces MPFHFQQGKGVLEIANTSLASIFTDNINNNSNKYLSQKDDCFFYNNSFVSSEPNSVLHMRRSPSPPTSASTLSSSFNGGGGGGGDKTTPLAAETSPPVGPASTKDEWACELQSIPSGGLEAVTGSGGVERCGLGLGGLEDWETMLSGTAASPGQDQSLLRWIAGDVDDTSFGLKQLLQSGNQNGSNNNSNPLDFDGNAGLGIVDQGPGFDLIGSSVSGTSVSGPNFGFSSSGFVSNGNNSSNGKVGFVPGSSGLLNYKVSNVGFMHNNNNGGGNSVNCNIQNPIFFNSSNTMALPVSLPLGHVVYQQQQFESSPDEKPQILNPQLFVNNQNQQSQLSQNPNFFMPLAYAQQEQHHLLQSQAKRHNSGGIVDPGSHQIQKVQFSDPGHEFLLRKHQQQQQQQFGYPQGLQFLPQQHHVPQKPLMVPKPKVAVGHGEEMAHQQQLQHTLLDQLYKAAELVGTGNFSHAQGILARLNHQLSPVGKPLQRAAFYFKEALQLLLLMNNPATSPPPRTPTPFDVIFKMGAYKVFSEVSPLIQFVNFTCNQALLEAVSDTDQIHIVDFDIGFGAHWASFMQELPVRNRGATAPSLRITAFASPSTHHPVELGLMRDNLTQFANEIGISFELEVVNFDSLDTSSYSLPIFRANDNETVAVNFPIWSTSNQPAALPNLLRFVKQLSPKIMVSLDRGCDRSDLPFPQHILQALQSYINLLESLDAVNVTSDAVNKIERFLLQPKIESTVLGRLRAPDKMPLWKTLFASAGFTPVPFSNFTETQAECVVKRTPARGFHVEKRQESLVLCWQRRELISASAWRC; encoded by the coding sequence ATGCCCTTTCATTTTCAGCAAGGGAAGGGGGTCTTAGAAATCGCAAATACAAGCTTAGCTTCAATTTTCACAGAcaacatcaacaacaacagcaacaagtACTTGAGCCAGAAAGACGACTGCTTTTTCTACAACAACAGCTTTGTGAGCAGCGAACCCAACTCTGTTCTTCATATGAGAAGAAGCCCGAGCCCACCCACTTCTGCATCGACTCTCTCTTCGTCTTTCAACGGCGGCGGCGGTGGTGGGGGTGACAAAACGACGCCGCTGGCGGCGGAGACATCGCCTCCGGTAGGACCCGCGTCGACCAAAGACGAGTGGGCCTGCGAGCTTCAATCGATTCCGAGCGGCGGGTTGGAGGCCGTGACTGGATCAGGAGGCGTCGAGAGATGCGGGCTTGGGCTTGGTGGGTTGGAGGACTGGGAGACCATGCTCTCCGGAACGGCGGCGTCTCCGGGTCAAGACCAGTCACTTCTCCGGTGGATCGCTGGGGATGTGGACGACACGTCGTTTGGGCTCAAGCAGCTCCTGCAGAGCGGGAACCAGAAcggcagcaacaacaacagcaaccCTCTTGATTTTGACGGCAATGCCGGTTTGGGAATCGTCGATCAGGGCCCGGGTTTCGACCTAATCGGAAGCAGCGTTTCGGGCACGAGCGTTTCGGGGCCGAATTTCGGGTTTTCCAGTTCTGGGTTTGTGAGCAACGGCAATAATAGCAGTAATGGGAAGGTGGGTTTTGTGCCTGGCTCTTCGGGGTTGCTAAATTACAAGGTTTCAAATGTTGGGTTCAtgcacaacaacaacaatggtGGGGGCAACAGTGTCAATTGCAACATTCAAAAccccattttctttaattcATCAAACACTATGGCTCTTCCTGTTTCTTTGCCTCTTGGTCATGTGGTTTACCAGCAGCAACAGTTTGAGAGCAGCCCAGATGAGAAGCCTCAGATTCTGAACCCACAGCTGTTCGTGAACAACCAGAATCAGCAGTCTCAGCTTTCTCAAAATCCAAACTTTTTTATGCCACTGGCTTATGCCCAGCAAGAACAACACCACCTGCTTCAGTCCCAGGCCAAGCGCCACAACTCGGGTGGAATTGTAGACCCTGGCTCGCATCAGATCCAAAAAGTTCAGTTTTCTGATCCGGGTCATGAGTTTTTGCTGAGAAAacatcagcagcagcagcagcagcaattTGGGTATCCTCAAGGCCTGCAATTTCTGCCTCAGCAGCATCATGTTCCGCAGAAGCCATTGATGGTGCCGAAGCCGAAGGTTGCGGTGGGCCATGGTGAAGAAATGGCTCACCAGCAACAGCTCCAGCATACTTTGCTCGACCAGCTCTATAAGGCCGCAGAGCTGGTAGGGACTGGGAACTTTTCACACGCGCAAGGGATATTGGCGCGGCTCAATCACCAGCTTTCCCCTGTTGGAAAGCCCCTTCAGAGGGCTGCTTTCTATTTCAAGGAGGCTTTGcaactcctcctcctcatgAACAATCCAGCTACCTCTCCTCCACCAAGAACCCCAACCCCATTTGATGTCATCTTCAAAATGGGTGCTTACAAAGTGTTCTCTGAAGTTTCTCCACTCATTCAGTTTGTCAATTTCACCTGCAACCAGGCTCTTCTTGAGGCCGTCTCAGACACAGATCAGATTCACATTGTTGATTTTGATATTGGGTTTGGTGCTCATTGGGCTTCCTTTATGCAGGAGCTTCCTGTCAGGAATAGGGGAGCTACTGCCCCTTCACTCAGAATCACTGCATTTGCCTCTCCTTCGACTCACCACCCGGTTGAGCTCGGGCTTATGCGTGATAATCTAACCCAATTTGCCAATGAGATTGGGATAAGTTTTGAGCTTGAAGTGGTTAACTTTGATTCTCTGGACACGAGCTCTTACTCCCTGCCCATTTTTCGAGCCAACGATAATGAGACAGTTGCTGTGAATTTCCCCATTTGGTCTACTTCAAATCAACCGGCTGCGTTGCCCAATCTCCTTCGCTTTGTGAAGCAGCTGTCTCCCAAAATTATGGTGTCCTTGGATAGAGGGTGTGATAGAAGTGACCTTCCATTCCCGCAGCACATTCTGCAGGCCCTCCAGTCCTACATAAACCTTTTGGAATCTCTTGATGCGGTTAATGTGACCTCAGATGCTGTGAACAAGATTGAGAGGTTCCTCCTTCAGCCGAAGATTGAGAGCACTGTTCTAGGGCGTCTTCGAGCCCCGGACAAAATGCCCCTTTGGAAAACGCTTTTTGCCTCTGCCGGTTTCACCCCTGTACCCTTCAGTAACTTTACTGAAACGCAGGCAGAATGTGTGGTGAAGAGGACTCCAGCAAGGGGATTTCATGTGGAGAAGCGTCAAGAGTCACTTGTTCTATGCTGGCAGCGTCGAGAGCTCATCTCCGCTTCAGCCTGGAGGTGCTGA